The following proteins are encoded in a genomic region of Fervidobacterium pennivorans DSM 9078:
- a CDS encoding DUF4912 domain-containing protein has protein sequence MSIVKQLEEWLSQKRTIQELKAKAKELGLAVKKQMTKSEVRKLIERYIERTKAVQPEEAEQSRPSSSTSSTGQIQTTPQPLKEDISIPDTYNKDKLVAMPVNPFWIHIYWDLSHANREFLKSQEVKKVVLRVYDVTFIEFDGTNAHRTFEVAIDILSTKNYYINVPMPGAHYLAELGYYDSNGNYKYLLRSNLCRVPVNSPSQSTRERWLDLRKRRRIVMPSEGMLTPIVERISGSVQGLEHLFRISSAGSISVIRLSGKGI, from the coding sequence ATGAGTATTGTAAAACAGTTGGAAGAATGGTTAAGTCAGAAACGAACGATTCAAGAATTAAAGGCAAAAGCAAAAGAACTTGGTTTAGCCGTTAAAAAGCAGATGACAAAAAGCGAGGTACGGAAGCTCATCGAAAGGTATATCGAAAGAACAAAAGCTGTCCAACCTGAAGAAGCGGAGCAATCAAGACCATCCTCGTCTACTTCCTCAACAGGTCAAATTCAGACAACGCCACAACCACTCAAAGAAGATATATCAATTCCCGACACCTACAACAAAGACAAACTTGTTGCGATGCCTGTCAATCCATTTTGGATACACATTTACTGGGACCTTAGTCATGCAAACAGAGAATTTTTGAAATCTCAGGAAGTGAAAAAAGTTGTTTTGAGGGTTTACGATGTAACCTTCATAGAGTTTGACGGGACAAATGCGCACAGAACATTTGAAGTTGCTATAGATATCCTCTCTACGAAAAATTACTATATAAACGTCCCGATGCCTGGAGCACATTACTTGGCTGAACTTGGCTACTACGATTCAAACGGCAATTACAAATATTTGCTCAGATCTAACCTCTGCCGGGTTCCAGTGAACTCTCCAAGTCAGTCTACGAGAGAAAGATGGCTGGATCTAAGAAAAAGAAGGAGAATAGTTATGCCATCTGAAGGTATGCTAACACCTATTGTTGAAAGAATTAGTGGCTCGGTCCAAGGTTTGGAGCACCTTTTTCGGATTTCGAGTGCTGGAAGCATCAGTGTTATTCGACTTAGTGGGAAGGGGATATAA
- a CDS encoding amino acid ABC transporter ATP-binding protein: MSKLNDGTEKIIIKIENLVKRFGKLEVLKGINLQVKRGETIVIIGPSGGGKSTLLRCINKLEEYQGGKIYLDGVDIDEYDVNQLRTRIGMVFQQFNLFPHMNVLDNLILAPTKVKKMPREEAIEKAKVLLSRVGLLDKIDAYPEQLSGGQKQRVAIARALMMDPEIMLFDEPTSALDPELVGEVLDVMKDLARSGMTMLVVTHEMGFARDVADRIVFISQGVVEEEGPPEEILRNPKKPRTREFLRRILE; this comes from the coding sequence ATGAGCAAGTTAAATGATGGCACGGAAAAAATCATTATTAAGATAGAGAACTTGGTGAAACGTTTTGGAAAACTGGAAGTCCTGAAGGGAATAAACCTACAAGTCAAAAGAGGTGAAACAATTGTTATCATCGGTCCCAGTGGTGGAGGAAAAAGCACACTTTTGAGATGTATAAACAAACTCGAAGAATATCAAGGCGGCAAGATATACTTAGATGGCGTGGATATCGACGAATACGATGTAAATCAGCTCAGAACAAGAATAGGTATGGTCTTCCAACAATTCAATCTGTTTCCTCATATGAACGTATTAGACAATCTAATTCTTGCTCCGACTAAGGTGAAAAAAATGCCAAGAGAAGAGGCAATTGAGAAGGCGAAAGTATTACTTAGTAGAGTTGGTCTACTTGACAAAATAGATGCCTACCCAGAACAACTTTCCGGTGGTCAAAAACAAAGAGTTGCGATTGCGAGGGCATTGATGATGGACCCTGAAATCATGCTTTTTGATGAACCTACATCCGCCCTTGACCCTGAACTTGTAGGTGAGGTTCTTGACGTCATGAAAGACCTTGCACGCAGTGGTATGACCATGCTTGTTGTTACGCATGAAATGGGATTTGCCAGGGATGTGGCTGATAGAATCGTATTTATTTCTCAAGGTGTCGTTGAAGAGGAAGGACCACCAGAAGAGATTTTGAGAAATCCAAAAAAGCCGAGAACGAGAGAATTTCTAAGAAGAATACTAGAGTAG
- a CDS encoding amino acid ABC transporter permease codes for MEALIELLKSFPFLLVGAWETLKLTAFSVGIGLILGTFIGMGRLSKIKLINYPCTAYVEFLRGTPLLVQISIIYFGLPQLGIQLAPYPAAITALGLNSGAYIAEIVRAGIQSIPRGQYEAARSLGLTHWQAMRYIILPQAFRNILPALGNEFITLTKDSSLASVIGVSELMRSGQFIISRTFQTFSIYFGIAFIYFVMTFVISRIVRYIERRMATA; via the coding sequence GTGGAAGCGTTGATAGAATTACTAAAAAGTTTTCCATTTCTTCTTGTTGGTGCATGGGAAACGCTTAAACTTACAGCCTTTTCCGTTGGTATAGGATTAATCTTAGGAACTTTCATCGGTATGGGAAGGTTATCTAAGATAAAACTAATAAATTATCCTTGTACTGCATATGTAGAGTTTTTGCGTGGAACTCCACTGCTCGTTCAGATATCAATTATCTATTTTGGTTTACCACAACTTGGAATACAACTCGCACCATACCCAGCAGCAATAACGGCACTTGGATTAAACAGCGGTGCATATATTGCGGAAATCGTTCGTGCGGGTATTCAGTCTATTCCAAGAGGTCAGTACGAAGCTGCGCGTTCATTGGGATTAACTCACTGGCAAGCGATGAGGTACATAATCCTTCCACAGGCTTTTAGGAACATTTTACCAGCACTTGGTAACGAATTCATAACCCTAACAAAAGATAGTTCCCTTGCATCTGTGATAGGTGTTTCTGAATTGATGAGAAGTGGACAATTTATAATATCTCGAACATTTCAAACATTCTCTATATACTTTGGGATAGCGTTCATATATTTTGTCATGACATTCGTCATCTCCCGCATAGTTAGGTATATTGAAAGGAGGATGGCTACAGCATGA